Proteins co-encoded in one Gossypium arboreum isolate Shixiya-1 chromosome 11, ASM2569848v2, whole genome shotgun sequence genomic window:
- the LOC108474162 gene encoding uncharacterized protein LOC108474162 isoform X1: MVVKMMRWRPWPPLLSKKYEVKLIVRRLEGWDPVRESTDKPEKLTVEIRWKGPKASLSSLRRTVKRNFTKEADSGDQNGVVLWDEEFQTLCSLSAYKENVFHPWEITFSVLNGLNQGAKNKFPLIIGTASMNLGEYASSSEQKEFELNVPLTVSAGATKPGLQLCISLSLLELRAAQETVEPVQRALVPIVASPLPVSMEKDEVSAIKAGLRKVKIFTEYVSTRTAKKACREDEGSEGRCSARSDDGEYPLDTDSLDEFDEGESDEGKDDSVVRKSFSYGTLAYANFAGGSFYSSLKIEEGEDWVYYSNCKSDVGCSNVEDSATSVSEPSFLQSSKRSILPWRKRKLSFRSPKAKGEPLLKKSYGEEGGDDIDFDRRQLSSDESLALGWHKDEDSSANRSSVSEFGDDNFAVGTWEQKEVVSRDGHMKLQVQVFFASIDQRNERAAGESACTALVAVIADWFQNNRDLMPIKSQLDSLIRDGSLEWRNLCENETYRERFPDKHFDLETVLQAKIRPLTVVPRKSFIGFFHPEGMDEEKFDFLHGAMSFDNIWDEINRAGEECLKSGESHVYIVSWNDHFFILKVEPEAYYIIDTLGERLYEGCNQAYILKFDNNTVIHKLPNATQSSDEKPTGDQQVAPATTEPKISQAEQVNGKEEGSVSGSVVTKPAEPEEVVCQGKESCKEYIKSFLAAIPIREMQADIKKGLMASTPLHHRLQIEFHYTEFWQPKPETSATPMTTTKPLLVEVPLTEVAA; encoded by the exons atggtggTGAAGATGATGAGGTGGCGACCATGGCCGCCTCTATTATCAAAAAAATACGAGGTGAAGTTAATTGTAAGGAGGCTAGAAGGGTGGGATCCGGTGAGGGAAAGTACAGATAAGCCGGAGAAATTAACGGTGGAGATTCGATGGAAAGGTCCAAAGGCTTCCCTTAGTTCTTTAAGACGAACGGTCAAGAGGAATTTCACGAAAGAAGCCGACTCCGGGgaccaaaacggcgtcgttctaTGGGATGAAGAGTTCCAAACTCTTTGTAGCTTATCGGCTTATAAAGAAAACGTTTTTCATCCATGGGAGATCACTTTCTCTGTCTTGAAT GGCTTGAATCAGGGAGCTAAGAACAAGTTTCCTTTGATCATTGGGACAGcatcgatgaatctcggtgaatATGCTTCTTCTTCAGAACAGAAAGAGTTCGAGTTAAATGTCCCACTCACAGTCTCCGCTGGTGCTACCAAGCCTGGTCTGCAACTTTGT ATATCGCTTAGTTTGTTGGAATTACGAGCTGCTCAAGAAACTGTTGAGCCGGTACAAAGAGCATTAGTACCCATTGTTGCATCGCCTCTTCCGGTCTCAATGGAAAAGGATGAGGTTTCGGCGATTAAAGCTGGTCTTAGGAAAGTGAAAATTTTTACGGAGTATGTTTCTACAAGGACAGCAAAAAAGGCTTGTCGTGAAGATGAGGGAAGTGAAGGAAGGTGTTCTGCTAGGAGTGATGATGGTGAGTATCCGTTGGACACAGATTCACTTGATGAATTTGACGAAGGAGAATCAGATGAGGGAAAGGATGATTCGGTTGTTCGAAAGTCATTTAGTTACGGTACTTTGGCGTATGCAAATTTTGCTGGAGGATCGTTTTACTCCAGTTTGAAGATCGAGGAAGGTGAGGATTGGGTTTACTACAGCAATTGTAAATCTGATGTTGGCTGCTCAAATGTCGAGGATTCTGCTACATCAGTGTCGGAGCCTTCATTCCTGCAGAGTTCGAAACGCAGCATTTTGCCTTGGAGAAAAAGGAAACTGAGTTTCAGATCCCCGAAAGCCAAAGGGGAACCATTGTTGAAGAAATCCTATGGAGAAGAAGGTGGAGATGACATTGATTTTGACCGCCGTCAACTTAGCTCGGATGAATCTCTTGCACTCGGG TGGCACAAAGATGAAGATTCATCTGCTAATCGTTCTTCGGTTTCTGAATTCGGGGATGATAATTTTGCTGTCGGGACTTGGGAACAAAAAGAAGTGGTAAGCCGTGATGGACACATGAAGCTTCAAGTGCAAGTCTTCTTTGCTTCTATTGATCAACGAAACGAGCGAGCGGCCGGTGAAAGTGCATGTACGGCCCTTGTTGCTGTTATTGCCGATTGGTTTCAGAACAATCGTGATCTGATGCCAATTAAGTCTCAACTTGATAGTTTGATCAGAGACGGCTCGCTGGAATGGAGGAATCTCTGTGAAAATGAGACCTATCGGGAGCGGTTCCCCGACAAGCACTTTGATCTCGAAACTGTTCTCCAAGCAAAAATACGTCCCCTTACTGTAGTTCCAAGAAAGTCCTTTATTGGGTTTTTCCATCCGGAGGGAATGGATGAGGAAAAGTTTGATTTTTTGCATGGTGCAATGTCTTTTGATAACATTTGGGACGAGATCAATCGTGCCGGTGAAGAATGTCTAAAAAGTGGTGAATCGCATGTTTACATCGTTAGTTGGAACGACCATTTTTTTATCCTTAAGGTCGAACCGGAAGCTTACTACATCATCGACACATTGGGAGAGCGGCTTTACGAAGGATGCAATCAAGCTTACATTTTGAAATTCGACAACAATACCGTAATTCACAAGCTACCAAATGCAACTCAATCATCAGACGAGAAACCAACCGGTGATCAGCAGGTAGCACCAGCTACGACCGAACCGAAAATTTCACAGGCTGAACAAGTCAACGGTAAGGAAGAGGGTTCTGTTTCAGGATCCGTAGTAACCAAGCCCGCGGAACCTGAGGAGGTTGTTTGTCAAGGAAAAGAGTCTTGCAAGGAATACATAAAGAGCTTCTTAGCTGCTATACCTATTAGGGAAATGCAAGCTGATATTAAGAAGGGTTTAATGGCATCGACACCGTTACATCACCGATTACAAATCGAATTCCACTATACCGAGTTCTGGCAACCAAAACCCGAGACTTCTGCAACTCCGATGACAACAACAAAACCGCTGTTGGTTGAAGTTCCGTTAACCGAAGTTGCTGCATAG
- the LOC108474162 gene encoding uncharacterized protein LOC108474162 isoform X2, translated as MNLGEYASSSEQKEFELNVPLTVSAGATKPGLQLCISLSLLELRAAQETVEPVQRALVPIVASPLPVSMEKDEVSAIKAGLRKVKIFTEYVSTRTAKKACREDEGSEGRCSARSDDGEYPLDTDSLDEFDEGESDEGKDDSVVRKSFSYGTLAYANFAGGSFYSSLKIEEGEDWVYYSNCKSDVGCSNVEDSATSVSEPSFLQSSKRSILPWRKRKLSFRSPKAKGEPLLKKSYGEEGGDDIDFDRRQLSSDESLALGWHKDEDSSANRSSVSEFGDDNFAVGTWEQKEVVSRDGHMKLQVQVFFASIDQRNERAAGESACTALVAVIADWFQNNRDLMPIKSQLDSLIRDGSLEWRNLCENETYRERFPDKHFDLETVLQAKIRPLTVVPRKSFIGFFHPEGMDEEKFDFLHGAMSFDNIWDEINRAGEECLKSGESHVYIVSWNDHFFILKVEPEAYYIIDTLGERLYEGCNQAYILKFDNNTVIHKLPNATQSSDEKPTGDQQVAPATTEPKISQAEQVNGKEEGSVSGSVVTKPAEPEEVVCQGKESCKEYIKSFLAAIPIREMQADIKKGLMASTPLHHRLQIEFHYTEFWQPKPETSATPMTTTKPLLVEVPLTEVAA; from the exons atgaatctcggtgaatATGCTTCTTCTTCAGAACAGAAAGAGTTCGAGTTAAATGTCCCACTCACAGTCTCCGCTGGTGCTACCAAGCCTGGTCTGCAACTTTGT ATATCGCTTAGTTTGTTGGAATTACGAGCTGCTCAAGAAACTGTTGAGCCGGTACAAAGAGCATTAGTACCCATTGTTGCATCGCCTCTTCCGGTCTCAATGGAAAAGGATGAGGTTTCGGCGATTAAAGCTGGTCTTAGGAAAGTGAAAATTTTTACGGAGTATGTTTCTACAAGGACAGCAAAAAAGGCTTGTCGTGAAGATGAGGGAAGTGAAGGAAGGTGTTCTGCTAGGAGTGATGATGGTGAGTATCCGTTGGACACAGATTCACTTGATGAATTTGACGAAGGAGAATCAGATGAGGGAAAGGATGATTCGGTTGTTCGAAAGTCATTTAGTTACGGTACTTTGGCGTATGCAAATTTTGCTGGAGGATCGTTTTACTCCAGTTTGAAGATCGAGGAAGGTGAGGATTGGGTTTACTACAGCAATTGTAAATCTGATGTTGGCTGCTCAAATGTCGAGGATTCTGCTACATCAGTGTCGGAGCCTTCATTCCTGCAGAGTTCGAAACGCAGCATTTTGCCTTGGAGAAAAAGGAAACTGAGTTTCAGATCCCCGAAAGCCAAAGGGGAACCATTGTTGAAGAAATCCTATGGAGAAGAAGGTGGAGATGACATTGATTTTGACCGCCGTCAACTTAGCTCGGATGAATCTCTTGCACTCGGG TGGCACAAAGATGAAGATTCATCTGCTAATCGTTCTTCGGTTTCTGAATTCGGGGATGATAATTTTGCTGTCGGGACTTGGGAACAAAAAGAAGTGGTAAGCCGTGATGGACACATGAAGCTTCAAGTGCAAGTCTTCTTTGCTTCTATTGATCAACGAAACGAGCGAGCGGCCGGTGAAAGTGCATGTACGGCCCTTGTTGCTGTTATTGCCGATTGGTTTCAGAACAATCGTGATCTGATGCCAATTAAGTCTCAACTTGATAGTTTGATCAGAGACGGCTCGCTGGAATGGAGGAATCTCTGTGAAAATGAGACCTATCGGGAGCGGTTCCCCGACAAGCACTTTGATCTCGAAACTGTTCTCCAAGCAAAAATACGTCCCCTTACTGTAGTTCCAAGAAAGTCCTTTATTGGGTTTTTCCATCCGGAGGGAATGGATGAGGAAAAGTTTGATTTTTTGCATGGTGCAATGTCTTTTGATAACATTTGGGACGAGATCAATCGTGCCGGTGAAGAATGTCTAAAAAGTGGTGAATCGCATGTTTACATCGTTAGTTGGAACGACCATTTTTTTATCCTTAAGGTCGAACCGGAAGCTTACTACATCATCGACACATTGGGAGAGCGGCTTTACGAAGGATGCAATCAAGCTTACATTTTGAAATTCGACAACAATACCGTAATTCACAAGCTACCAAATGCAACTCAATCATCAGACGAGAAACCAACCGGTGATCAGCAGGTAGCACCAGCTACGACCGAACCGAAAATTTCACAGGCTGAACAAGTCAACGGTAAGGAAGAGGGTTCTGTTTCAGGATCCGTAGTAACCAAGCCCGCGGAACCTGAGGAGGTTGTTTGTCAAGGAAAAGAGTCTTGCAAGGAATACATAAAGAGCTTCTTAGCTGCTATACCTATTAGGGAAATGCAAGCTGATATTAAGAAGGGTTTAATGGCATCGACACCGTTACATCACCGATTACAAATCGAATTCCACTATACCGAGTTCTGGCAACCAAAACCCGAGACTTCTGCAACTCCGATGACAACAACAAAACCGCTGTTGGTTGAAGTTCCGTTAACCGAAGTTGCTGCATAG